The following coding sequences lie in one Halorussus vallis genomic window:
- a CDS encoding zinc-binding dehydrogenase — translation MADDRLAHVDSVTGDAVVPLDARNPNFVDRVRDATPSGDGPTVVVDTVGDPETLRDAWECMAMGGRLVSLTTHHDRGLDVPLREYVEKEAALLGSRYATMDEVVRAARLLADGRVEGVVAETVSLDEVPSVHEAIRHGNSHGMVVLEP, via the coding sequence GTGGCCGACGACCGCCTCGCCCACGTCGATTCGGTCACCGGCGACGCCGTGGTTCCGCTCGACGCGCGGAACCCGAACTTCGTCGACCGAGTCCGCGACGCGACGCCCTCCGGCGACGGACCGACGGTCGTCGTCGACACCGTGGGCGACCCCGAGACGCTCCGGGACGCCTGGGAGTGCATGGCGATGGGCGGGCGCCTCGTCTCGCTGACGACCCACCACGACCGGGGCCTCGACGTGCCGCTCCGGGAGTACGTCGAGAAGGAGGCCGCGCTACTCGGGTCGCGCTACGCGACGATGGACGAGGTGGTGCGGGCGGCCCGCCTGCTCGCCGACGGTCGCGTCGAGGGAGTCGTCGCCGAGACGGTGTCGCTCGACGAGGTTCCGTCCGTCCACGAGGCCATCCGCCACGGGAACTCCCACGGCATGGTCGTCCTCGAACCCTGA